GAACGGCCACACAACATGTCAGTGTTCTACTTTGACAACTTTCAGGAACTGAACACATAAAAAGAATGGTGGACAAAATCcaatttgaaaaaaagatgGCTTATTTTGAAACTGTTCTGATGCAAAAGTATTGTAGAGATTCTTCTGCCGCATAGGTGCTTCCTTTACTTCTGAGCTGGGATAAAAGGCCACATAAAAGCATACGTGGGTGTATGTTATGTTTCTGCAAAGATATGCAGTTGTTTTACAATAGTAAAGAAATACCTTTGGGGCACAGGACAGATCCAATCAGGCCACGGCGATGTTCCAGAAGCCAAATGAGAACAggcatgtttaaaataaaatatagatcCTAATGACTGTCTTCAACAAAACAGTGTCCTGGGAAGATTCTGGTGCACTGTTTCCACTGGAGGATTGAACACAACGTGCTGGGTCTGGTAACATCCACCATGTCAATGCTTATCAGAAATGCCAGCTAATACACTGGGCCAGTCTCACTTCAGGCTACTGCGACTGTGTTTACAGATTCCTAAAGCCAAGCCCTGTGTGTATTAGCTCAGCATCAACTCGTGCTGGGactacagctgctgctggctttaaAACAGATGAGTAACTCTGGGAGAAGTGTAAATTCATGGTTCCTGCCGAGGGCGACAGTAGCTCTGTGCCACCATGTCAGGCCAGCCCAGCAGATGGAGCACCAGCCTCTTGCcaggaagaagacaaaaaaaaagtgactgtGCCAACGCACGTCTATGTACCTGTTCCAGCAGCAAACACAGGAAACACCTGATGGAGCCTGAAGTTTAATTCTTGAGCTCAAAAATGGTGGAGGGCATCCTGCGCAGCACCACCACAACCTTTCCCAGTGCTGTAAGGCTGTAGTCACACTCCTCCTGGGAGAATGCTCCTCATTCTCTCCCCCTTTGCTGCTCCCATTGAGCCTTGTTCTGATCTCCCTGCTACTCCACTCTGACCCAACTCTGATCTAacttgcagcagaaaaaagcaagaatggTTCTGTTTATTGAAGCAAGAAGCAACGAAGcatcacttctttcttctctctaatGCAGCTTCTTTCCCCCTCCGAGGATGACATCCCACACCAGCCAGTctatatgaaaacaaatcttgTCTACTTGAATTAGGCTTCTAGTTCTGCAGGCAAggaatatatgtatatataatagATTGTTTCATAACAGTAGCCTTGAGTCAGTCAACAGGGAAGGAATAGGTTTCAAGAATAAAGGAAGGTTCTGTAAAAAGGGAGAGGACACagtaaggaaagaaacaaacctcCTTACCTttcagtctgtcttttattGCCTCTGATAAAGACATTGTAAGCTGAGGCATGTCGTTTGGAATGTACTGTACATCAGCCAGTTTCTCCTTCAGTATTGCACGGATGCATTCCTTTACTGTGGATGATTTAAATCTATCAGGGCaataaaacagcaacagaaagccCAGAAAGTTCACGCTATGTGTAGAAATACACGTAACTTTcacatattaaagaaaaacgGGAAATTAAAAACCACGGGGGGAAAAAGCCCAGCTGAGATGGAGATATACTTAACCAGCCCTGCCAAAGGCTGAACACCCATAAACACAGGTGTGAAACCAGCCcttccagcagcatcccctgccTGTGCTCCCCTCCTCAGACACCCCCTTTCTCTGGTGTCAAAGTCAGTCTGGGATCCCAGTGCCCGCCAGTCCCCATAGTCCCGGGGCTCCCCCATTCCCACCACCCAGCGCACAGAGCCCCATACCAGCCCCCGGGGCCCGGGGCCACACTTCCTGAGAGCCCCACCGCAGCTCCACCTCCCCCGCGCCCCGACCCAAAGCCGCTCGGCACTGTCGCTCGGTCCGAAGCCCCCGCGGCTCACCGGTGCCGGGCGCTGGCCCGCAGGCTGTACGTGTTCCCGGGCCCATCGCCCCGGCCCGGGTCGCCCATGGCCGCGGTGCCC
This genomic window from Strigops habroptila isolate Jane chromosome 8, bStrHab1.2.pri, whole genome shotgun sequence contains:
- the TCTEX1D2 gene encoding tctex1 domain-containing protein 2, translated to MGDPGRGDGPGNTYSLRASARHRFKSSTVKECIRAILKEKLADVQYIPNDMPQLTMSLSEAIKDRLKEVGFDRYKMVVQVVIGEQRGEGVNMAARCFWDADNDSCAHDVFMNDSLFCIVAAFGCFYY